A window of the Synechococcus sp. M16.1 genome harbors these coding sequences:
- a CDS encoding transglycosylase domain-containing protein, producing the protein MNRSRLHWAMIAGTAAAVGVGAALSMRALTELVDATLPDARGIASFNRPGTITLLSTNGKVIQKLGPATREKVKPGAMPPTVAEAFIAAEDRRFYQHDGVDGWGIARAIVTNVRQGAVREGASTITQQLARTVFLSQDRTITRKLKEAALAMKLERQLSKQQILEQYLNYVYLGSGAYGVADAAWIYYSKTPEQLTVPEAAMIAGLPPAPSIYSPLVNPDLAKERRSIVLARMAQAGFISASEAERGRNSPLGLKPATPKYFNSSAPYFTTWIAQELPKFLTPEQLEVGGVKVRTSLNLDWQKKAQQVIRANAPFDTEGAMVSIDPGNGLVRVMVGGKDFSKSQFNRTILALRSPGSTFKLFPYAAAIDRGMKPETKVFDAKRCWNGYCPKNFGNKYYGNISLADALKNSLNTVAVQLQDIVGFDAVIEVANNFNIGTDRPLGKYYPMAIGAYEQTILDMTAAYAGMANRGVFFSPSPFEEIRGPKNELLWSRRLSDNRGKRAIDSDVADTMNWMLQRVVTGGTGIAAKLDDRQVAGKTGTSENTRDLWFIGSIPQLTTGVWFGYDDDRATKSTSGEAAWAWKQFMLQIKDEIPVRNFPDKPKLKRKVRLAVDPKTIAKPPKTKPEQEKGNGSGDPDGAQPTGQTGLPDLTPLAPPPRQTPYLWRDRGSGRSVDRQGRRWNRD; encoded by the coding sequence GTGAACCGTTCCCGCCTGCACTGGGCAATGATCGCTGGCACAGCAGCTGCAGTGGGCGTGGGCGCTGCTCTAAGCATGCGCGCCCTGACGGAACTGGTGGATGCCACGCTGCCTGATGCCCGGGGTATTGCCAGCTTCAATCGGCCGGGAACGATCACCCTGCTCTCCACCAACGGCAAGGTGATCCAGAAGCTGGGGCCAGCCACGCGGGAGAAGGTGAAACCCGGTGCGATGCCGCCAACGGTGGCTGAGGCGTTCATCGCTGCCGAAGACCGTCGCTTTTATCAGCACGACGGTGTTGATGGCTGGGGCATCGCCAGGGCCATCGTCACCAATGTCCGCCAAGGGGCGGTTCGGGAAGGGGCAAGCACCATCACCCAGCAGCTGGCTCGAACCGTCTTTTTGAGCCAAGACCGCACCATCACCCGCAAACTCAAGGAAGCGGCTCTGGCCATGAAGCTGGAGCGCCAGCTGAGCAAGCAGCAGATCCTCGAGCAGTACCTCAATTACGTCTACCTGGGCTCCGGCGCCTATGGCGTTGCCGATGCGGCCTGGATCTACTACTCCAAAACCCCGGAGCAGCTCACGGTTCCTGAAGCAGCCATGATCGCTGGGCTGCCGCCAGCTCCATCGATTTATTCACCCCTGGTGAACCCAGATCTGGCCAAGGAACGGCGCTCGATCGTTCTGGCTCGCATGGCCCAGGCCGGATTCATCTCCGCCAGCGAGGCAGAGCGCGGTCGCAACAGCCCCCTCGGCCTGAAGCCAGCAACACCCAAGTACTTCAACAGTTCAGCGCCCTACTTCACCACCTGGATTGCCCAGGAGCTGCCCAAATTCTTGACGCCAGAGCAACTGGAGGTGGGCGGGGTCAAGGTGCGCACCAGCCTGAATCTCGACTGGCAGAAGAAGGCTCAGCAGGTGATTCGAGCCAATGCCCCCTTCGACACGGAAGGCGCGATGGTTTCGATCGATCCAGGCAACGGACTGGTGCGGGTAATGGTGGGCGGCAAGGATTTCTCCAAGAGCCAGTTCAACCGCACCATCCTGGCGCTGCGCTCTCCGGGCTCCACCTTCAAGCTGTTTCCCTACGCCGCGGCCATTGATCGGGGAATGAAGCCCGAAACCAAAGTGTTTGATGCCAAGCGGTGCTGGAACGGCTACTGCCCAAAAAACTTTGGCAACAAGTACTACGGCAACATCTCCCTGGCCGATGCCCTGAAGAACTCACTGAACACGGTGGCGGTTCAACTGCAGGACATCGTTGGATTTGATGCCGTCATTGAGGTTGCCAACAACTTCAACATCGGCACCGATCGGCCTCTCGGCAAGTACTACCCCATGGCCATCGGGGCCTACGAGCAAACCATCCTCGACATGACCGCCGCCTATGCCGGCATGGCCAACCGCGGCGTGTTCTTCTCACCCAGCCCCTTTGAGGAAATCCGAGGACCGAAGAATGAGCTGCTTTGGAGCCGACGCCTCAGCGACAACCGAGGCAAGCGAGCGATTGATAGTGATGTGGCGGACACCATGAACTGGATGCTGCAGCGGGTGGTGACCGGCGGCACCGGCATCGCCGCAAAACTCGATGATCGCCAGGTGGCCGGCAAAACGGGAACGTCAGAGAACACCCGTGATCTTTGGTTCATCGGCTCGATTCCTCAGCTCACAACGGGCGTCTGGTTCGGATACGACGACGACCGCGCCACCAAGAGCACCAGCGGCGAGGCGGCATGGGCTTGGAAGCAGTTCATGCTCCAGATCAAGGACGAGATCCCCGTCCGCAACTTCCCCGACAAACCCAAGCTGAAACGCAAAGTGCGTTTGGCTGTTGACCCGAAAACGATCGCCAAGCCACCGAAGACCAAACCAGAGCAGGAGAAGGGGAATGGCAGCGGCGATCCTGATGGAGCTCAACCGACGGGGCAGACCGGCCTGCCCGATCTCACGCCCTTGGCGCCTCCGCCTCGCCAGACCCCCTATCTCTGGAGAGATAGGGGGTCTGGCAGGAGCGTTGATCGCCAGGGACGTCGCTGGAACCGGGATTGA
- the glyQ gene encoding glycine--tRNA ligase subunit alpha: MHFQDIISTLNRFWADQGCLLLQPYDTEKGAGTMSPHTVLRAIGPEPWAVAYPEPCRRPTDGRYGDNPNRAQHYFQYQVLIKPSPDGIQETYLASLEELGIKAADHDIRFVEDNWESPTLGAWGVGWEVWLDGMEVTQFTYFQQCGGIDCKPVSIEITYGLERLAMYLQDVESIWDLSWNSERSYGEIWLPFEKGQCHFNFEASNPERLKQLFAIYEAEAADLIEKQLPAPALDFVLKCSHTFNLLEARGVISVTERTATIGRIRNLARKVAEAWLAEREALGFPLLKGGTLETAA, encoded by the coding sequence GTGCATTTTCAGGACATCATCAGCACGCTCAACCGGTTCTGGGCAGACCAGGGATGTCTGTTGCTGCAGCCCTACGACACCGAAAAGGGTGCCGGCACCATGAGCCCCCACACGGTGCTCCGGGCCATTGGCCCAGAGCCCTGGGCCGTGGCCTATCCCGAACCCTGCCGTCGCCCCACCGATGGCCGTTATGGCGACAACCCCAACCGGGCCCAGCACTATTTCCAGTACCAGGTGCTGATCAAGCCATCCCCAGATGGCATCCAGGAGACCTACCTGGCGTCATTGGAGGAGTTGGGCATCAAGGCCGCTGACCACGACATCCGTTTCGTCGAAGACAACTGGGAGTCCCCAACCCTCGGCGCCTGGGGTGTGGGCTGGGAAGTGTGGCTCGACGGCATGGAGGTGACCCAGTTCACCTATTTCCAGCAATGCGGCGGCATCGATTGCAAGCCCGTTTCGATTGAGATCACCTACGGGCTCGAGCGGCTGGCGATGTATCTCCAAGACGTGGAAAGCATCTGGGACCTCAGCTGGAACAGCGAGCGCAGTTACGGCGAGATCTGGCTGCCGTTTGAAAAGGGGCAGTGCCACTTCAACTTTGAGGCCTCCAATCCCGAGCGGCTCAAGCAGTTGTTCGCCATCTATGAAGCGGAAGCGGCAGATCTGATCGAGAAGCAGCTGCCGGCACCGGCCTTGGATTTCGTTCTGAAGTGCAGCCACACCTTCAACCTGCTGGAGGCCCGTGGCGTGATTTCCGTGACGGAGCGCACCGCCACCATCGGTCGGATCCGCAACCTGGCCCGCAAGGTGGCCGAGGCCTGGCTGGCGGAACGGGAGGCCCTTGGTTTCCCGCTCTTGAAAGGGGGAACTCTCGAGACAGCGGCCTGA
- the hisF gene encoding imidazole glycerol phosphate synthase subunit HisF, translating into MVALRLIPCLDVARGRVVKGVNFVGLRDAGDPVELACRYSRAGADELVFLDIAASHEGRGTLIDMVRRTAESVTIPFTVGGGISTVEGITELLRAGADKVSLNSSAVRRPELVREGADQFGCQCIVVAIDARRRDAGGWDVYVKGGRENTGLDVVEWAQRVAGLGAGEILLTSMDGDGTQAGYDLALTRAVADAVPIPVIASGGAGCLDHIAEALDVGPEGGHASAALLASLLHDGVLTVEQIKQDLLSRGLTIRP; encoded by the coding sequence ATGGTTGCTCTGCGTCTGATTCCTTGCCTGGATGTCGCCCGGGGACGGGTGGTGAAAGGTGTCAATTTCGTTGGCCTGCGCGATGCCGGCGATCCAGTGGAGCTGGCTTGCCGTTACAGCCGGGCAGGGGCGGATGAACTCGTTTTCCTCGACATCGCAGCCAGCCATGAGGGGCGCGGCACCCTGATCGACATGGTGCGTCGAACGGCTGAATCGGTCACGATTCCTTTCACGGTTGGCGGCGGCATCAGCACCGTTGAAGGGATTACCGAGTTGTTGCGGGCCGGTGCCGACAAGGTGAGCCTCAACTCCTCGGCGGTGCGGCGGCCTGAGCTGGTGCGAGAGGGGGCCGATCAGTTCGGCTGCCAGTGCATCGTCGTGGCCATTGATGCCCGTCGTCGCGATGCCGGCGGCTGGGATGTGTACGTGAAGGGAGGCCGCGAGAACACGGGCCTCGATGTTGTGGAGTGGGCCCAGCGGGTGGCTGGCCTCGGGGCTGGAGAGATCCTGCTCACCTCCATGGATGGTGATGGCACCCAGGCTGGTTATGACCTCGCCCTGACCAGGGCCGTGGCCGATGCGGTCCCCATCCCGGTAATCGCCTCCGGTGGTGCGGGTTGCCTGGATCACATCGCTGAGGCGTTGGACGTGGGCCCCGAGGGAGGCCATGCTTCCGCAGCCTTGCTGGCCTCGTTGCTGCACGACGGTGTTCTCACCGTGGAACAGATCAAGCAAGATCTGCTTTCCCGTGGCCTGACGATCCGTCCATGA
- the ubiE gene encoding bifunctional demethylmenaquinone methyltransferase/2-methoxy-6-polyprenyl-1,4-benzoquinol methylase UbiE, with protein sequence MKPGDPAAVEQLFDAVAPRYDRLNDVLSFGLHRQWKRQLVRALKPVAGEHWLDLCCGTGDLALELGRCVRPAGAVTGLDAAAAPLERARQRQRQQPWLPVTFQQGDALQTGLPTACVDGAVMAYGLRNLADPLQGLKELRRLLKPGGRAGVLDFNRLPQSGAAAAFQRFYLRRLVVPAASSVGLREEYAYLEKSLERFPAGPEQERLARQAGFAEANHRSLVAGQMGVLILRA encoded by the coding sequence ATGAAGCCTGGTGATCCCGCGGCGGTGGAACAGCTGTTTGACGCTGTCGCTCCTCGCTACGACCGCCTCAACGATGTGCTCAGTTTCGGGTTGCATCGCCAGTGGAAACGTCAGTTGGTGCGCGCCCTCAAGCCGGTGGCTGGTGAGCACTGGCTGGATCTGTGCTGCGGAACGGGGGACCTGGCCTTGGAATTGGGGCGATGTGTTCGCCCCGCTGGTGCTGTCACTGGTCTCGATGCCGCCGCTGCTCCGCTTGAGCGCGCCCGCCAGCGCCAGCGCCAGCAGCCCTGGTTGCCGGTGACCTTCCAGCAAGGGGATGCTCTGCAAACCGGCTTGCCCACTGCCTGCGTGGATGGTGCGGTGATGGCCTACGGATTGCGCAATCTGGCTGACCCCCTGCAGGGGCTGAAGGAACTGCGCCGGCTGTTGAAGCCCGGCGGGCGTGCCGGGGTGCTGGACTTCAACCGTTTGCCCCAAAGCGGCGCGGCGGCTGCCTTTCAGCGCTTCTATCTGCGTCGCCTGGTGGTGCCCGCTGCCTCCTCTGTGGGTTTACGGGAGGAATACGCCTACTTGGAGAAAAGCCTGGAGCGCTTTCCTGCGGGGCCTGAACAGGAGCGGCTGGCACGGCAGGCGGGATTTGCCGAAGCGAACCACCGCTCGCTCGTGGCCGGGCAGATGGGCGTTTTGATCCTTAGGGCATGA
- the chlG gene encoding chlorophyll synthase ChlG, with product MSDARQLLGMKGASGTTNIWKLRLQLMKPVTWIPLIWGVVCGAAASGNYEWRVDHVLAAFACMLMSGPLLAGFTQTINDYYDREIDAINEPYRPIPSGAIPLGQVKLQIWVLLLAGLGVSYGLDRWAGHTTPVVFLLALGGSFVSYIYSAPPLKLKQNGWLGNYALGASYIALPWWAGQALFGQLTWGTALLTLAYSLAGLGIAVVNDFKSVEGDRELGLQSLPVVFGIKRASWISAAMIDVFQLAMVAVLIGIGQHFAAVLLVLLIVPQITFQDIWLLRDPVAFDVKYQASAQPFLVLGMLVTALAVGHSPLTQVM from the coding sequence GTGAGCGACGCGCGTCAGCTGCTTGGGATGAAAGGTGCCTCAGGCACCACCAACATCTGGAAGCTGCGGCTGCAGCTGATGAAACCGGTCACCTGGATCCCCTTGATCTGGGGGGTGGTCTGTGGTGCTGCAGCCAGCGGCAACTACGAGTGGCGTGTGGATCACGTGCTTGCCGCCTTCGCCTGCATGTTGATGAGCGGCCCCCTGCTGGCGGGTTTCACCCAAACCATCAACGACTACTACGACCGTGAGATCGACGCGATCAACGAGCCGTATCGGCCAATCCCGTCGGGAGCGATTCCACTGGGCCAAGTGAAGCTGCAGATCTGGGTGCTGCTGCTCGCCGGTTTAGGCGTGTCTTACGGACTCGACCGCTGGGCCGGCCACACCACGCCCGTGGTTTTTCTGCTGGCGTTGGGTGGCTCGTTTGTGAGCTACATCTATTCAGCACCTCCGCTGAAGCTGAAGCAGAACGGTTGGCTGGGGAACTACGCCCTCGGCGCCAGCTACATCGCCCTGCCCTGGTGGGCCGGCCAGGCCCTGTTTGGGCAGCTGACCTGGGGCACTGCACTGCTCACCCTGGCCTACAGCCTTGCGGGCCTCGGCATCGCTGTCGTCAACGACTTCAAGAGCGTTGAGGGCGACCGTGAACTCGGACTTCAATCGTTGCCAGTGGTGTTCGGCATCAAACGCGCCAGTTGGATCAGCGCCGCGATGATCGATGTTTTTCAGCTGGCGATGGTTGCCGTCTTGATCGGGATCGGCCAGCATTTTGCAGCGGTTCTGCTGGTTCTGTTGATCGTTCCCCAGATCACCTTCCAGGACATCTGGCTGCTGAGAGACCCCGTGGCCTTTGACGTGAAATATCAGGCCAGTGCCCAGCCCTTCCTGGTGCTCGGCATGCTGGTGACCGCTCTGGCCGTGGGCCATAGCCCCTTGACCCAGGTGATGTGA
- a CDS encoding DUF2862 domain-containing protein, protein MSQADAISIGSKVRVTRVRDRIPQAMVDLLKKDANGTVKDFRTVDGKGIGVVVELSDGSTSWFFEDEIAAA, encoded by the coding sequence ATGTCCCAGGCTGACGCCATTTCGATCGGCTCCAAGGTTCGCGTGACCCGCGTGCGTGATCGCATTCCCCAGGCCATGGTTGACCTTCTGAAGAAGGACGCCAACGGCACGGTGAAGGATTTCCGCACCGTCGACGGCAAAGGAATCGGTGTGGTTGTTGAGCTCAGCGATGGCTCCACCAGCTGGTTCTTCGAAGACGAAATCGCCGCCGCCTGA